A segment of the Triticum urartu cultivar G1812 chromosome 1, Tu2.1, whole genome shotgun sequence genome:
GCACGCACCACAGGAACCGGTGCCCGGACCTCTCCAGCCCGACGGCCATCTCCTTGAGCTGCTTCGCCGAGAGCACGCCCATGCTTCCGAAGCAGAGGAACACCACGCTGCCGTCTGGCTGTGCGTCCAGCCACGCAAGGCACTCGTCGACGCCGTCCTTGCCTTTGTCGTTGCCAGCGCCGGCCAACAACGGCCCGACGCAGTAGACCGGAGGCATGTTCCGGCCTGGGTCCCGGAGCGACCGCACCGCCCGGCTCTCCAGCTGCTCGAACGTGTTCACCAGGACCCCCATGGTCTCCGTGTTGCACCTCCAGATCTCCGTTATGGCCTTGCACACCTCGCCCTCCGGGTGCTCCAGCATCACCTCGGTGAAATGAGACGCTGGCATCGGTGGGACGCCGAGCAAGTCGAGGGGCGTGTCCCCGAGATCCTTCAGTCCCGTCTGCCTGCCGGCGACCAGCGCCGGGAACTGGGTCAGGGCCGACAGGCAGGAGGCGCAGGAGGCGAAGAATGTGTACACCGGGACGCCGGCCGCGGCGACGACGTCAATGGCGTCGACGCAGAACATGTCAATGACCGCGGAGTGGAGGCGTTGACGGGGTATGGAGCCGAGGAAGGCTCCGAGCGGCTCGTTGCACCGTCGCAAGAGGTCGAGCAGGACCAGTAAAGGGTGCTTGCTGTCGGAGCTGGTGGCTGGAGGAGCAGGAGGCGGCCGGAGGACATGGAAGCTGATGGACGGGTTGGAGGCGACGATTCCCTCGATGGCCGTACGATCGGT
Coding sequences within it:
- the LOC125550436 gene encoding UDP-glycosyltransferase 88B1-like produces the protein MNQTVVLYPSALVGHVGPMTKLAGAFLKHGYDVTVVLVGYGTTATDRTAIEGIVASNPSISFHVLRPPPAPPATSSDSKHPLLVLLDLLRRCNEPLGAFLGSIPRQRLHSAVIDMFCVDAIDVVAAAGVPVYTFFASCASCLSALTQFPALVAGRQTGLKDLGDTPLDLLGVPPMPASHFTEVMLEHPEGEVCKAITEIWRCNTETMGVLVNTFEQLESRAVRSLRDPGRNMPPVYCVGPLLAGAGNDKGKDGVDECLAWLDAQPDGSVVFLCFGSMGVLSAKQLKEMAVGLERSGHRFLWCVRVPAAAAGHVDEHSEQEQEPELDAVLPEGFLERTKNKGMVVKSWAPQVEVLRHRATGAFVTHCGWNSVLESVAAGVPMLCWPLYAEQKMNKVWMTAGDGMGVALELEGYRDGFVGAEEVEAKVRLVMTTEGEEGVVQLRARLRGLRDEAEAALADGGSSRVDFLRFLLDVKNLEVGGRGAAHPVNNLQILNAEARQYSLCKLI